The Planktothrix tepida PCC 9214 genome has a segment encoding these proteins:
- a CDS encoding DUF6737 family protein produces the protein MTNQEPFNPWNYKPWWCQPWSILLTGMTLILGSWFLLHIIWITILVAIPLLAWMGFFLLIWPKLMAEVYAQEYLSNKD, from the coding sequence ATGACGAATCAAGAACCGTTTAACCCCTGGAATTATAAACCTTGGTGGTGTCAACCTTGGTCTATTCTATTAACTGGAATGACGTTGATTTTAGGAAGTTGGTTTCTATTGCATATTATTTGGATTACGATTTTAGTTGCTATTCCTTTGTTAGCTTGGATGGGATTTTTTCTATTGATATGGCCGAAGTTAATGGCGGAGGTTTATGCTCAGGAGTATTTAAGCAATAAAGATTAA